A section of the Hevea brasiliensis isolate MT/VB/25A 57/8 chromosome 17, ASM3005281v1, whole genome shotgun sequence genome encodes:
- the LOC131175463 gene encoding leucine-rich repeat receptor protein kinase HPCA1-like isoform X1: MIVSQLMGPKQQIFLLFLFLQVFAIAAKTDTGDFAVLSALMKDSWKNKPSSWTGGDPCGDKWEGIQCSNSRITDMVLSGQGLAGKLTGDIGNLIALEKLDLSLNKDLTGNLPPTIGNLKNLTYLSVHGCSFSGPIPDTIGSLKQLLYLSLGANNFTGEIPHSFGNLLKLYWLDITDNNISGEIPVSNETSPGLDLLVGIQHFHFGQNELEGTIPPQLFSSKMNLLHVLFDDNRLTGSIPSTITLVRTLEVIKLDRNSLSGVVNLSGLVSLTELYLSNNKLTGPMPDLGDMNRLTYVDMSNNSFDASSIPQWFSSLQSLTTLIMENTLLQGRIPVSLFSSAQLQTISVLSNNKLNGTLDIGTSYSRKLKLIDLQKNDITQFTEVYEYNGALKLQGNPICGKKGLLENYCIVSQQPQVPNSAQRNNCDIACRSNQICSPNCKYAYPITGTLRFLFVSFQDLGDASYYQSLEANLTKTFQSQKLPVDSIRVSDQRRDMHGYLELRLQIFPSGSDRFNRTGFSMITSQLNNFGFFPPLYPFGSFHFILDNNEYFTVHNKSSNIGIIIGASAVGFALLLLLLVALVYAFNQRRKVERASQLRDPFASWDNNGKSGSRPQITGLRCFSFEEIKKSTSNFSDANIIGTGGYGKVYRGILTGGIQVAIKRAEQGSLQGSVEFKTEIELLSMIYHKNLVSLLGFCYEVGEQMLVYEYVSNGSLKDSISGKSGIRLSWERRLKIALDSARGLAYLHDHVNPPIIHRDVKSSNILLDDQLNGKVADFGLSKLLGPSSHVSDNVKGTMGYVDPEYYLTLHSTEKSDVYSFGVIMLELITGRKPIEHGRYIVTVVKMAMDKTKHLYNLQHLILDPTIAFSSTLKGLEKFVDLAMRCVEELRVNRPTMTEVVKEIENILQQACLHSDVEMVSNSNSQHVSSGSSFYSPIINKDQEYSSGSFPYSEIELK, from the exons ATGATAGTTTCTCAGTTAATGGGTCCAAAACAACAGATTTTCTTGCTGTTCTTGTTCCTTCAAGTGTTTGCTATAGCAGCAAAAACGGACACTGGAGACT TTGCTGTTTTGTCTGCTCTAATGAAGGATAGCTGGAAGAATAAGCCATCGAGTTGGACTGGCGGCGATCCTTGTGGGGATAAATGGGAAGGAATACAATGCTCGAATTCTCGTATCACTGACAT GGTATTATCAGGCCAAGGTCTAGCGGGCAAGCTTACTGGAGACATTGGGAATTTAATTGCGTTAGAGAAACT TGATTTATCTCTTAACAAGGATTTGACAGGAAATCTTCCACCAACAATTGGAAATTTGAAGAACCTTACATACCT GTCCGTGCATGGTTGCAGTTTTTCTGGCCCAATTCCTGACACAATAGGATCTCTTAAACAGCTGCTCTACTT ATCATTAGGTGCTAACAATTTCACTGGAGAAATACCACATTCCTTTGGCAATCTGCTTAAACTTTATTGGCTGGATATAACCGACAATAATATTTCAGGAGAAATTCCAGTCTCTAACGAGACATCACCTGGTTTAGATTTGCTAGTAGGCATACAACACTT TCATTTTGGACAAAATGAGCTCGAAGGCACAATTCCACCTCAACTTTTCAGCTCAAAAATGAACTTGCTACACGT GCTTTTCGATGACAATCGTCTTACCGGCAGCATTCCTTCTACAATAACATTAGTACGAACCTTGGAAGTGAT AAAGCTGGATAGGAATTCATTGAGTGGAGTTGTGAACTTGAGTGGCCTAGTCAGTTTGACTGAGCT ATACTTGTCGAATAATAAATTAACGGGCCCCATGCCTGATCTTGGAGACATGAATCGCCTCACCTATGT GGACATGAGCAACAACAGTTTCGATGCATCATCAATTCCACAATGGTTTTCAAGCCTACAATCCTTGACAACACt AATAATGGAGAATACACTCCTTCAAGGGCGAATACCAGTTAGCCTCTTCAGCTCTGCTCAGTTACAAACAAT CAGTGTACTAAGTAACAATAAGCTCAATGGCACCTTGGACATTGGCACCAGTTATAGCAGAAAACTGAAGCTCATTGATTTGCAGAAAAATGACATTACTCAATTCACAGAAGTTTATGAATACAATGGAGCGCTAAA GCTTCAAGGTAATCCTATTTGTGGAAAGAAGGGTTTACTAGAAAACTACTGCATAGTTTCCCAACAGCCACAGGTCCCAAATTCTGCACAACGAAACAATTGCGACATTGCCTGCAGATCAAATCAAATTTGCAGCCCCAATTGCAAATATGCATATCCAATCACAGGAACTTTACGGTTCTTGTTTGTTTCCTTCCAAGACTTGGGAGATGCAAGCTACTACCAATCTCTCGAGGCCAATTTGACAAAGACCTTTCAGTCTCAAAAACTTCCTGTAGATTCAATTAGAGTGAGTGATCAAAGGAGGGATATGCATGGTTACCTTGAATTGAGGCTGCAAATCTTTCCATCTGGTAGTGACCGTTTTAACAGAACAGGGTTTTCCATGATTACATCTCAGCTCAACAATTTTGGGTTTTTCCCGCCCTTATATCCTTTTGGATCGTTCCATTTCATTCTCGACAATAATGAATACTTTACAG TACATAACAAGTCATCAAATATTGGAATCATCATTGGAGCATCAGCTGTTGGTTTTGCTCTGTTGCTACTATTACTGGTGGCTTTAGTTTATGCTTTCAAccaaagaagaaaagttgaaagGGCTTCTCAACTAAGAGATCCATttg CATCATGGGACAACAATGGGAAAAGTGGAAGCCGTCCTCAAATAACTGGATTGAGGTGCTTCTCTTTTGAAGAAATTAAGAAAAGCACTAGCAACTTTTCAGATGCCAATATTATTGGAACAGGAGGATATGGGAAG GTTTACAGAGGGATTCTTACCGGTGGGATACAAGTTGCAATTAAAAGAGCTGAACAAGGATCACTGCAGGGTAGTGTTGAGTTCAAAACTGAGATTGAACTCCTATCAATGATTTATCACAAAAATCTCGTTAGCCTACTAGGTTTCTGTTATGAGGTAGGCGAACAGATGCTTGTCTACGAGTATGTTTCAAATGGTAGTCTAAAGGATTCCATTTCAG GGAAGTCAGGTATCCGATTAAGTTGGGAAAGAAGACTTAAAATAGCCCTTGATTCGGCCAGAGGTCTTGCTTATTTGCATGACCATGTCAACCCACCCATCATCCACAGGGATGTTAAGTCATCTAACATTCTATTGGATGATCAGCTAAATGGAAAAGTTGCTGACTTTGGTCTATCAAAGCTTCTGGGTCCCAGCAGTCATGTTTCTGATAATGTTAAAGGGACAATG GGCTATGTAGATCCTGAATATTACTTGACTCTGCATTCAACTGAGAAAAGTGATGTTTATAGCTTCGGAGTGATCATGTTGGAGTTAATAACTGGTAGAAAGCCTATAGAACATGGGAGATATATTGTGACAGTGGTCAAGATGGCAATGGATAAGACAAAACATTTATACAATCTTCAGCATCTGATCCTTGATCCAACCATTGCTTTCAGCAGCACACTAAAAGGTTTAGAAAAGTTTGTCGATCTAGCAATGAGGTGTGTTGAAGAATTAAGAGTCAACAGGCCTACAATGACAGAGGTGGTCAAGGAGATTGAGAACATACTGCAACAGGCTTGTCTGCACAGTGATGTTGAAATGGTATCTAATTCAAACAGTCAACATGTATCAAGTGGAAGTAGTTTCTACAGCCCAATTATAAATAAGGACCAGGAGTATAGTAGTGGAAGTTTTCCATATTCTGAGATAGAGCTTAAATGA